One window of Lagenorhynchus albirostris chromosome 16, mLagAlb1.1, whole genome shotgun sequence genomic DNA carries:
- the LCOR gene encoding ligand-dependent corepressor isoform X2, which translates to MQRMIQQFAAEYTSKNSSTQDPSQPNSTKNQSLLKASPVTTSPTAATTQNPVLSKLLMADQDSPLDLTVRKSQSEPSEQDGVLDLSTKKSPCAGSTSLSHSPGCSSTQGNGRPGRPSQYRPDGLRSGDGVPPRSLQDGTREGFGHSTSLKVPLARSLQISEELLSRNQLSTAASLGPSGLQNHGQHLILSREASWAKPHYEFNLSRMKFRGNGALNNISDLPFLAENSAFPKMALQAKQDGKKDVSHSSPVDLKIPQVRGMDLSWENRTGDQYSYSSLVMGSQTESALSKKLRAILPKQNRKSMLDAGPDSWGSDAEQSTSGQPYPTSDQEGDPGSKQPRKKRGRYRQYNSEILEEAISVVMSGKMSVSKAQSIYGIPHSTLEYKVKERLGTLKNPPKKKMKLMSG; encoded by the exons ATGCAGCGAATGATCCAACAATTTGCTGCTGAATATACCTCAAAAAATAGCTCTACTCAGGACCCCAGCCAGCCCAATAGCACAAAGAACCAAAGCCTGCTGAAAGCATCTCCAGTCACCACCTCTCCCACGGCTGCAACTACTCAGAACCCTGTGCTCAGCAAACTTCTCATGGCTGACCAAGACTCACCTCTGGACCTTACTGTCAGAAAGTCTCAGTCAGAACCTAGCGAACAAG ACGGTGTACTTGATCTATCCACTAAGAAAAGTCCATGTGCTGGCAGCACTTCCCTGAGCCATTCTCCAGGTTGCTCCAGTACTCAAGGGAACGG GCGACCTGGGAGACCCAGCCAGTACCGCCCAGACGGACTTCGGAGTGGTGATGGGGTACCTCCAAGAAGCTTACAGGATGGAACCAGGGAAGGTTTTGGACACTCCACATCACTCAAAGTTCCACTGGCTCGATCCCTGCAGATTAGTGAAGAACTACTGAGCAGAAACCAATTGTCCACAGCTGCCAGCCTTGGACCATCTGGATTACAGAATCATGGACAGCACTTAATATTATCCAGGGAAGCCTCTTGGGCAAAACCACATTATGAGTTCAACCTCAGCCGTATGAAGTTCAGGGGAAATGGTGCACTCAACAACATCAGTGACCTTCCTTTTCTTGCAGAAAACTCTGCCTTTCCAAAAATGGCACTTCAAGCAAAACAAGATGGGAAAAAGGATGTGAGCCATTCATCTCCTGTAGATTTAAAGATACCACAAGTTCGAGGAATGGATCTTTCTTGGGAAAATCGCACTGGTGATCAGTACAGCTATAGCTCTTTGGTAATGGGTTCACAAACGGAGAGCGCGCTTAGTAAAAAATTAAGGGCTATTCttccaaaacaaaatagaaaaagcatGTTAGATGCTGGACCCGATTCTTGGGGCTCAGATGCTGAGCAGTCTACCTCTGGACAGCCATATCCCACATCGGATCAAGAAGGAGATCCTGGCTCCAAGCAGCCTCGGAAGAAAAGAGGGCGTTACAGACAGTACAACAGTGAGATACTGGAGGAAGCAATCTCAGTGGTTATGAGTGGAAAAATGAGTGTTTCCAAAGCTCAGAGTATTTATGGGATTCCCCACAGTACACTGGAGTACAAAGTAAAGGAGAGGCTGGGCACTTTGAAAAACCCtccaaagaaaaagatgaagttaATGAG TGGATGA